The Methanosarcina barkeri str. Wiesmoor DNA segment AGCAAAGATTTTTTATTTACTCTTTACATTCGCATGCTTTATATTTTTAGAATTAAGGACACAAAATGTAGGGTAGATATTATTCTTAAAGGCATTTGCTACAGGTACTTTTGTCATAACTATCCAACAAAAAAATAAAAATTCATATACAGGATAATTTAATAAGAATTCATTCAGCTATTTCATGAGTTAATTACAGAATTTGAAGCTTTTGGCGGATATTATTCTGAATCTATTCATACTGCACTATTCAGGATAAAAGTATTTGACAGATTAATAATGTGTTGTAAATAATTACTACCTATATAATTTAATACTAATCGGAACTTAGCTCCAATATTAAAAGCATATAGCCGTTACTGAGAACCTTATCTGATGGCCTGGAGTTCCAGATCAAAATTACCAGTGTGGTTTTGTGTCAAAACTCTTATCAAAAAATAAGATGTAAACCAGGCATAAATGAGCTAATTGAGAGGATAAAATCAAAAGAAATATACATATTAAGAAGTAACACAAAACAAACTAGCTCTTTATCAGACCTTTAAATGATATGTAAATCTTCTGTATATGATCTAAAAGATTTTGCCCGGAATTAAAATAATAATTACATATTATTCAACTACTTAATATTATTCAACTACTTAATATTATTCAACTACTTAATATTATTTAAAAAATAAATATGAACATCTATTATTAATAATCTGCCGAGGGAAAGTTGATTGATAAACGAATCTAATAATAAAAGCTGGATTAAAATATGTGGAGTTTTACTGGTAGTCTTTGTCATACTAACTTTGATATTAGGAGTAAAAATGTCGGGCATGAGATCTCCCGATTACCAGCATGGCTACGAAGACGGCTACCGAGACAGCTATCAGACTGCTTTCAATGGAAACTATTATGATGTCAAAGGTGGCTTAGGTGAGAATAGTAGCTATAACGAAGGTTACGTACACGGCTATGATGAAGGCTACCCCGATGGTCAACTAGACCTTGGAGCTCACGAGGGACGTGGAACAAGCCAGGCTCTCGAGACCAGTCAGGAACTCAAAACTAGCCAGGAACTCAAAACCAGCCAGAATAATGAAACCAGCAAAGATAACGAGACCAACCATGACAGTGAAACCAGCTCGAACAGTGGAACCAGCTCGAACAGTGAAACCAGCTCGAGCAGTGATACCACAGAGGGTCGCCAAATTAGCTTCAAGAGTGAAAGTTAAGGCAATTGGCATTATAGAAGCCAAAAATGGATATCTCCATAATCTTTCCTGGTTTTTGCATCGATTCTATTCTTTAGAAGCAGTGCAGCAGTAGCAAGACTAACAGGAAATTTCTCATATACTTAGAAAAATTTATCAACATGACTGGTCAATTATCTTTTCATGCCTGTGGAAACAAGAGAAATCTCAGTAACTGGAAAAGAAGACTGCGGAATTGTTGATATTACTGAGATAATCTCAGAAGAGGTAAGAAAATCAAAAATAAGAAACGGAACGGTTACGATCTTTTGTATTGGGTCAACCGGAGCAATAACTACGATGGAATTTGAGCCTAATCTCTCAAAAGATGTCTCTGAAACGCTTGATCAGCTAATCCCTCTTGATAGGGACTATCACCATCACAAAACCTGGGGAGATTATAACGGAGGCTCGCATTTAAGAGCTATGCTCATCGGCCCGAGCCTTACAGTGCCTTTTGTTGAAAAAAACCTTACTCTTGGAACCTGGCAACAGATTGTATACATTAACTTTGACAGGATTGAAAAGGTAAGAAGAATCGTACTGCAGATTCTCGGGGAATTTTAAACATCTTTGTTTCCTAAAAGAGAGGTTTCTTTAAGAGCCACGTTATTATAATTATTATTCTAAAAAAAGCTATTTTCGCTAAAAGAATCTTATTGTTTAAGAGCCCACTTCCCGCAGTAAATTTTCGTAAATTCATATTTTTACTGCTATCGATTTTCAATCAAATGTAGATTTATTGGACTTTTATGCAGTAGGTAAAAGCAACGATGTGGTGTATTTAGAGACCAAAAACGATATCATTCAATTTTCACCAAATACCATTAAAAATCCAAATTATTTGCTCTGTTCCAAAAACGCTATCAGGAAAAATATTGATTTTCAAAAAAATACTGCGGAATGTAGGTAAGAGGATAGCTGATTAGTATATCCTTTGATAAATTCATATGAACCTTCGATCTTTCTAGTTATTGATTTTCAATATCAGTTTTATTACTTTTTTCTTATTCATATGCTTTTATTATCTCTACATATTCTTGGATTACATATATTGGAAGTCCAGTAAAAAACGCTATATCTCATTAGTTTTATCCGGCCGTATAGAGCTTTTCTATGCGTGTTCCATCTTTGATGTATAGATCTACCGATGTATAGATCTACTGATGTACAGATCTACCGATGTATCTATCTACCGACGCAGTCTTAAGTGTTAAATTCCTGTTTGATTTCAGGGAAAAATCCTTCTCTTCCATTATTTAGTGAATCTTTTAGAAGCTCTATAGCTTCTTCGTCACTAAGCTCTTCAAGCTTAGTTCTAAAAGAGTAGTTAATTTCTATCAACTCATTATTTACTCTGAATTTCTTAGGAAGCTTTTTTGTTTTCGACTACTTTCTGAACCTCTTTTGCTTCCTGTAACTTCTTCATAACAGCTCTTGATTTTGCTTCTAGCTGTTTTTGTAGAGATTCAGAGAAATAGAAGTACTTTATACTACTTGGCTTGATGATTTTTATTCCATATATGCCTGTTTCGGGATCGATCAGTTCTGCTCATCAGTTCTGCTCTTTTCAGATCAAAGTTCTCAATTATTTTATTATCACTCGAATTCAGTTTCATAGAAGTGAGATAATCCATCTCGGCATCCTTTATCAGGTTGAGATTCTCTTCGGTATTAGCTCCTTTATCAAAAACAATAAGAGAACCTTTTAAGTCTACTTTTAACCTGTTTATAAATATCGGAAAAGTGCTCTAGATCAAGAACGTTTCCTTTACACTGTAATTCCAATAGGTATGTTTATGGGATTAACTAGTTCACTAATTCCAACTGTTATCTGCAGCTTATCAGTTCTGTGATCTCTGCTATATCCGAATTTACCAAGGTTAGCTTCAGTTCCGTGAAGGACTATACTCGTCCAATCAAGGTTTATATTAGTCTTTTCAAAACCATAGACAGAAAATTTCGACTTCAGAAATACCGATTCTCTTGGGCTTCAACTTGTAAATATTCTCATAGAACAGATCGAAGGCTGTATTGAACTTAAAAAAGACTCTGGAACTGAGTTTCTGATCATGTTCAAAAGGCAGGAAAAATGAATGTAAGAGACATGGAATTTAAACTGAATCTTTAGGCCGATTCTCTAAACTAAACTTCTCACACAGAAAAAAAGGCAAAAAAATGATAGATTTAAACAAGAACTTTAAAAAGATGCGTCAACATAATCGACAGGCCTTTTAAAAACAGCTGCTATCATACCGTTTTCGTCGATCTCGTCCGCAAACTTGATGAGTTCCCAGCCTTCAGTCCCGAGGCTGTTAAGATCTTCTTTTGCCTTTGACCACTCACTGAACCTTATCTCTTTAACATCATATTCCCAGATGGTCACTCTAATTCATCTCCAGTAAAGTTGGGTAAGATTAACTCATATATTAAGTGGTGGCATCTGCTATATTTAGCTTTTTAAAAAATAGATTTGCGATTAAAGCAACTAAAGTTGATTTGTGGGTTGATTTAAGAATTGAGTAAAAATTGACCTGAAAATTGATTTGTAAATTTATTAAGAATTTAGACCCCTTGAAAAATGATTAGTTTTTTAAGGGATATTAAACTTTATTTGCCCAATTAAATATAGTGTCAGCCCTCCCCCAGTTAAGGTACATTCATTAAATGATCTATTTGCTGTTTAAATGACTTAAATACTTTAATTGTTAAATTAAACGTTGATTTATCCTTACTTTTAACATTGAATTTTGTATGGATGAAAATGACATCAGATGCCTTATTTATAAATAAACATAAATTGTAAAAGAATAAAGTATTTATCTCAATTTTTTCTTGATTTAAAAGAGTATTATAGATTATTTATCTAAAAAATTGATTTTTAGACTGTACCTTAATTGGGGGAACTCTAAATGCATACTTATCATCTAAAATAAGTATTGTATGCCCTTAGTTTTAGTACTGATTTGGAAGGACCCTATAAGAATTGATCTGAAAATTGACCTTAGTTAATCCTTATAACTAAGTATATATTCAGGACTTTTTATATAAAAAACAAATAAAAAGAAAAAGTTGTTGAGAATTAATAACTCAGACTTCAATATGTCTTTGAATTAACTCAAATCTCAACAAGTTCATACTCACGTTTTCCAAACCCGATTTCTTCTCCGTACTTGAGCTGGTGGGTTCCATCGATCATTGGCCATGCTCCCCTGAACTTATCGGCTCCAGCTTCGTGGTTGCACTGAAGGGAGGAGTTGACGAGCCCTTTTTGCCTATTTACGAGGTCGTAGCTTGCCTGGTCAAGAGCAACAGGGTCTTTTGAGGCAAGAATTCCTATATCCGGTACGATAGGAGCATCACTCCAGGGTACACAGTCGCAGTCAGGTGTAATTTTAAGCAGGAAATTTATGTAACCTACTTTCTCTTCCTTTCCTTTTACTGCCCCATAAGCGTACTCAGTAAGACATTCCAGAAAGTTTGGAATATCATGTTCCCAATCTATAGTTATAGCTCCCACAGGGCAAACTTCCATGCACTGTCCGCAGCTTATACAGATATTAGGATCAATCATTGAGACTTCTCCCAGAAGATAAGGGGCTCCTACAGGACAGATTTTAATACATTTCTGGCAGCCTATGCACTTTTCTTCAACCACATGCGGGCTTGTCGGGAAATGCTGTTCCTTCTTGCCGGATGCCGGAGCACAGCCCATAGCAAGGTTCTTGATAGCTCCTCCGAAGCCCGCCATAATGTGCCCTTTAAAATGGGACATCACAATCATGGAATCGGCGGCAGCAATATCCGACCCTATTTTTACGGATTTAAAATGTTTCTTTCCGATCTCAACATCTGCAACGTTCTGGCTCTTCAAACCGTCTGATATGATAAGCGGGGCTCTGACAACGGAATAATCAAAACCATGTTCAATCGCAGTCGTCAGGTGGTCAACCGAATTGTGCCGGCTGCCTGAATAAAGCGTATTCGTGTCCGTAATAAACGGTTTTGCTCCAGATGCCCGGATTTTTTCTACGACCTGCCGCACAAAAACAGGATTTATATATCCGTCACTTCCGTACTCTCCAAAATGAATCTTAATTGCAGTCAGATCACCTTCTCCAAGGAGTTCAGCAAAATCTGCTTCGTCAAAAAGCTTCTGGATCTTGCTGATCGTACTCTCCTCTGGATTTCTCGCCCTGAGATCTGCAAAATAAACTTTACTTGCCATTAAGTGCCTCCTAAATCTGAATTAATGTTTTTATAAAACTATGCAGTTAAAAAAGTGTTGTTCATTTTTAGGTATTGCGCTGTTTGGAGAGAACAAGAGAGAACGAAAAACGCTGCTTCAGTCGATTAGCTTCAGTCGATTAGCTTCAGTTGGTCAGATTCAGTCGATTAGCTTCAGTCAGTTAGCTTCAGTCGATTAAATTCGCGTAGTATGCTGAGGCGGTAAAATATAACACAACATAATGCTAAGAGTAATGCTAAGAGTAATGCTAAGAGTAATGCTAAAGAGGCTATAAATTCCTGATATATCCTGTCAAAAAATACGCTTTATTTCATGACTTGCCTGTAAATTTCCGATATTTCTTTATATTCACTGCAATTTCCTTGTATTTTTCTTTTTCAAGTCTTTTCAGCCCAATTTCTGCTTTTTTTGACTGAAATATGAGTTCTTCAGTTAATCTGTGATAACTGGCAAGCCGTTCCTCACGAATAAGCCCG contains these protein-coding regions:
- a CDS encoding secondary thiamine-phosphate synthase enzyme YjbQ, which gives rise to MPVETREISVTGKEDCGIVDITEIISEEVRKSKIRNGTVTIFCIGSTGAITTMEFEPNLSKDVSETLDQLIPLDRDYHHHKTWGDYNGGSHLRAMLIGPSLTVPFVEKNLTLGTWQQIVYINFDRIEKVRRIVLQILGEF
- a CDS encoding DUF362 domain-containing protein, which encodes MASKVYFADLRARNPEESTISKIQKLFDEADFAELLGEGDLTAIKIHFGEYGSDGYINPVFVRQVVEKIRASGAKPFITDTNTLYSGSRHNSVDHLTTAIEHGFDYSVVRAPLIISDGLKSQNVADVEIGKKHFKSVKIGSDIAAADSMIVMSHFKGHIMAGFGGAIKNLAMGCAPASGKKEQHFPTSPHVVEEKCIGCQKCIKICPVGAPYLLGEVSMIDPNICISCGQCMEVCPVGAITIDWEHDIPNFLECLTEYAYGAVKGKEEKVGYINFLLKITPDCDCVPWSDAPIVPDIGILASKDPVALDQASYDLVNRQKGLVNSSLQCNHEAGADKFRGAWPMIDGTHQLKYGEEIGFGKREYELVEI